In Zingiber officinale cultivar Zhangliang chromosome 8B, Zo_v1.1, whole genome shotgun sequence, a single genomic region encodes these proteins:
- the LOC122017934 gene encoding uncharacterized protein LOC122017934 isoform X2 encodes MFYIFLIKDNLEIYISINSNLLKNEHWNGNRRSRPIIETAEMKEPRPRNEGRGWSITVRAKSKGLDLRLSASNLFPHWNSSGGGGERISFFLRLRRRFFLQVESHNQRPARRVPALPNAASVKPLQLAKRIFRLPRWFSWKKVAPKPGASSAIAKQQDLVAAMAGILSLKKKKRRKRKNRLGISIHAFASLILLVMLLHFFGRNFSF; translated from the exons atgttttatatatttttaattaaggatAACCTGgaaatatatatatctataaataGCAACTTGTTGAAAAATGAACACTGGAACGGAAACCGCCGCTCTCGGCCCATCATCGAAACGGCGGAGATGAAGGAGCCGCGGCCGCGCAATGAGGGTCGGGGATGGAGCATCACCGTCCGCGCCAAATCCAAGGGCCTGGATCTGCGTCTCAGCGCATCGAACCTTTTCCCCCACTGGAACAGCAGCGGTGGAGGCGGCGAAAGgatctccttcttcctccgccTCCGCCGCCGCTTCTTCCTCCAAGTCGAGTCCCACAACCAGCGCCCTGCGCGCCGAGTCCCGGCCCTGCCGAATGCCGCCTCGGTGAAGCCGCTCCAGTTGGCGAAGAGGATCTTCCGGCTACCGAGATGGTTTTCCtggaagaaagtggctccaaaacCTGGAGCTTCCTCGGCCATTGCAAAGCAGCAG GATTTAGTTGCAGCAATGGCAGGAATCCTttccttgaagaagaagaagaggaggaagaggaagaatcgACTTGGCATTTCGATCCATGCTTTTGCTTCCTTGATCTTGTTAGTTATGCTTTTGCATTTCTTCGGaagaaacttttctttttaa
- the LOC122017934 gene encoding uncharacterized protein LOC122017934 isoform X1 — MFYIFLIKDNLEIYISINSNLLKNEHWNGNRRSRPIIETAEMKEPRPRNEGRGWSITVRAKSKGLDLRLSASNLFPHWNSSGGGGERISFFLRLRRRFFLQVESHNQRPARRVPALPNAASVKPLQLAKRIFRLPRWFSWKKVAPKPGASSAIAKQQLQDLVAAMAGILSLKKKKRRKRKNRLGISIHAFASLILLVMLLHFFGRNFSF; from the exons atgttttatatatttttaattaaggatAACCTGgaaatatatatatctataaataGCAACTTGTTGAAAAATGAACACTGGAACGGAAACCGCCGCTCTCGGCCCATCATCGAAACGGCGGAGATGAAGGAGCCGCGGCCGCGCAATGAGGGTCGGGGATGGAGCATCACCGTCCGCGCCAAATCCAAGGGCCTGGATCTGCGTCTCAGCGCATCGAACCTTTTCCCCCACTGGAACAGCAGCGGTGGAGGCGGCGAAAGgatctccttcttcctccgccTCCGCCGCCGCTTCTTCCTCCAAGTCGAGTCCCACAACCAGCGCCCTGCGCGCCGAGTCCCGGCCCTGCCGAATGCCGCCTCGGTGAAGCCGCTCCAGTTGGCGAAGAGGATCTTCCGGCTACCGAGATGGTTTTCCtggaagaaagtggctccaaaacCTGGAGCTTCCTCGGCCATTGCAAAGCAGCAG TTGCAGGATTTAGTTGCAGCAATGGCAGGAATCCTttccttgaagaagaagaagaggaggaagaggaagaatcgACTTGGCATTTCGATCCATGCTTTTGCTTCCTTGATCTTGTTAGTTATGCTTTTGCATTTCTTCGGaagaaacttttctttttaa